In one window of Amblyomma americanum isolate KBUSLIRL-KWMA chromosome 9, ASM5285725v1, whole genome shotgun sequence DNA:
- the MED27 gene encoding mediator complex subunit 27 produces MNPYMADIGINLDAVNSGLRAVKALRCTVGEVFRTLTDGVPCSQGDENKEKSFIVELQGTLGAVISRIRELETAVTLLGSPVAPLNLGSTGHLCQDPTLDRTSLYTDMIKSYRWFDKVHEHTSHASAILNQNGLKRSNSSLLPTKRMRRPHSNGHNFPPQNVDAFIGSVQRQFVDMSIEILRPCGNSAVLKITLSRTLRALVCLRGLIIEWVLVKGFNEDFYTDDDQLDMWSKSRYQVFQKVTDHANAAMLHFFSPQLPDLAVKSFLTWLHSYLHLFSAPCRRCGTRLQHNMPPTWRDLRNLDVYHETCRP; encoded by the coding sequence ATGAACCCCTACATGGCAGACATAGGGATCAACCTCGACGCCGTGAACTCTGGCCTGAGAGCTGTGAAAGCCCTTCGGTGCACCGTCGGCGAAGTGTTCCGTACCCTGACGGATGGCGTGCCGTGCTCACAGGGCGACGAGAACAAGGAGAAGAGCTTCATCGTCGAGCTCCAGGGAACCCTGGGCGCCGTGATCTCGCGCATTCGGGAGCTGGAGACTGCCGTCACCCTGCTCGGCTCTCCCGTCGCGCCGCTGAACCTGGGCAGCACGGGCCACCTGTGCCAGGACCCGACCCTGGACAGGACGTCGCTGTACACGGACATGATCAAGTCGTATCGCTGGTTCGACAAGGTCCACGAGCACACGAGCCACGCGTCGGCCATCCTGAACCAGAACGGGCTCAAGCGCTCCAACAGCTCTCTGTTGCCGACCAAGCGGATGCGGAGGCCGCACAGCAACGGCCACAACTTCCCGCCGCAAAACGTGGACGCCTTCATCGGCAGCGTGCAGCGGCAGTTCGTGGACATGTCCATCGAGATCCTGCGGCCGTGCGGCAACTCGGCCGTGCTCAAGATCACGCTGAGCCGGACGCTGCGGGCGCTGGTGTGTCTGCGCGGCCTCATCATCGAGTGGGTGCTGGTGAAGGGCTTCAACGAGGACTTCTACACGGACGACGACCAGCTCGACATGTGGTCCAAGTCGCGCTACCAAGTCTTCCAGAAGGTGACGGACCACGCCAACGCGGCCATGCTGCACTTCTTCTCGCCGCAGCTGCCGGACCTGGCCGTCAAGTCCTTCCTCACATGGCTGCACAGCTACTTGCACCTGTTCTCGGCACCGTGCCGCCGCTGCGGAACGCGGCTCCAGCACAACATGCCGCCGACATGGCGCGACCTGCGGAACCTGGACGTGTACCATGAGACGTGCCGGCCCTGA